tgacctatCTCACTTTGAGATCACTAGTGACCTTGAACTATCTCTCACCTTGAGATCACTGGTGACCTTGTCCTGGAGCTGCAGTGATTGGTTGTAGTACTTGTCCTCCACTTCTCTCAGCTGAGTCTCCATACTCATCAGCTCCGATCGCTTCTCATCCACTGTGATCTGGGCCAGGTTGTGAGCCTCAATTCGTTGTTCCAGCTAATCAAAGTACATCAAATGCAGGTATAAATAAtatcatcagaaaaaaaaacaagtgtcaaataTTCTAGGAAAACGGCAATTGGAATCTACCTGAGATCTTAAGGTTTCCATTTTGAGGTCAGCATTTTTCAGTGCTGTTGCGCTCTTGTCTAGTTCAGATTTGGCATCCATTAGCTGGGAATCTCGCTTTGAAATTTCTCTTTCCATGACATCTTTGTCTTTCTTCAATTGGACTATTTCATCCATCAGCATCCTTTTATCTCTCGTCCTTGAGGCTGTAGAAATTAAATTCTAGAGATTACTTTCTTGATACAATCCTCAAAACAAAAGGAAACTTAAAATTCTGACTGGCAATTGCTAAGAGTATATCCtgtcatatattaaatataccCTCTTCATATCTCACTCTATCTTCCATACATCAGGTATACCTTCTTTGTCTCTTATTTGTGTCACATCAAACATACCTTCTTCATCCCTCACTCTCTCCTCCCTGTCATAAGTAACACATACCTTCTTCATCCCTCACTCTCTCCACCCTGTCATAAGTAACACATATCTTCTTCATCTCTCACTCTCTCCACCCTGTCATAAGTAACACATATCTTCTTCATCCCTCACTCTCTCCATCCTATCATACAATATTAATACCTTCCTCATCCCTCACTCTCTCCATCCtatcatacaatatttataCCTTCTTCATCCCTCACTCTCTCCATCCTATCATACAGTATTTATACCTTCTTTGTCCCTCACTCTCCCTATCCtatcatacaatatttataCCTTCTTCATCCCTCACTCTCTCCATCCTATCATACAGTATTTCTACCATCTTCATCCCTCACTCTCTGCATCCtatcatacaatatttataCCATCTTCATCCCTCACTCTCTGCATCCtatcatacaatatttataCCTTCTTCATCCCTCACTCTCTCCATCCtatcatacaatatttataCCTTCTTCATCCCTCACTCTCTGCATCCTATCATACAGTATTTATACCTTCTTCATCCCTCACTCTCTCCATCCTATCATACAGTATTTATACCTTCTTCATCCCTCACTCTCTCCATCCTATCATACAGTATTTATACCTTCTTTGCCCCTCACTCTCTGCATCCTATCATACAGTATTTATACCTTCTTCATCCCTCACTCTCTGCATTCtatcatacaatatttataCCTTCTTCATCCCTCACTCTCTGCATCCTATCATACAGTATTTATACCTTCTTCATCCCTCACTCTCTGCATCCTATCATACAGTATTTATACCTTCTTCATCCCTCACACTCTCCATCCTATCATACAGTATTTATACCTTCTTCATCCCTCACACTCTCCATCCTATCATACAGTATTTATACCTTCTTCATCCCTCACTCTCTCCATCCTATCATACAGTATTTATACCTTCTTTGCCCCTCACTCTCTGCATCCTATCATACAGTATTTATACCATCTTCATCCCTCACTCTCTGCATCCtatcatacaatatttataCCTTCTTCATCCCTCACTCTCTGCATCCTATCATACAGTATTTATACCTTCTTCATCCCTCACTCTCTGCATCCTATCATACAGTATTTATACCTTCTTCATCCCTCACTCTCTCCATCCTATCATACAGTATTTATACCTTCTTCATCCCTCACTCTCTCCCCATCCTATCATACAGTATACCTTCTTCATCCCTCACTCTCTCCCATCCTATCATACAGTATACCTTCTTCATCCCTCACTCTCTCCATCCTATCATACAGTATACCTTCTTCATCCCTCACTCTCTCCATCCtatcatacaatatttataCCTTCTTCATCCCTCACTCTCTCCATCCtatcatacaatatttataCCTTCTTCATCCCTCACTCTCTCCATCCtatcatacaatatttataCCTTCTTCATCCCTCACTCTCTCCATCCtatcatacaatatttataCCTTCTTCATCCCTCACTCTCTCCATCCtatcatacaatatttataCCTTCTTCATCCCTCACTCTCTCCATCCtatcatacaatatttataCCTTCTTCATCCCTCACTCTCTTCATCCTATCATACAGTATTTATACCTTCTTCATCCCTCACTCTCTGCATCCTATCATACAGTATTTATACCTTCTTCATCCCTCACACTCTCCATCCTATCATACAGTATTTATACCTTCTTCATCCCTCACTCTCTCCATCCTATCATACAGTATTTATACCTTCTTCATCCCTCACTCTCTCCATCCTATCATACAGTATTTATATCTTCTTCATCCCTCACTCTCTCCATCCTATCATACAGTATTTATACCGTCTTCATCCCTCACTCTCTCCATCCTATCATACAGTATTTATACCTTCTTCATCCCTCACTCTCTCCATCCTATCATACAGTATTTATACCTTCTTCATCCCTCACTCTCTCCATCAACTTCTCTTTTTCTGTTTTCAGAAGAGCAATGTCGGTCTCCTTCCTCTTGACCTCTAACTGAAGGTCGTCTATCTCCAGCTGCATTTGCTACAACGAATTTCAAATGATGAATAAGTGTATGTTATCGTTATGTacaaatgttacatgtagatgtgtttaataCTCAGTGTTCCTGTTGATGCATTTTGGATTATGTTGTTTATGTTAATCCGGTAATTGTAACTTTTCTTAGCTTGGCTATGTTTAAGATTCACTTGATTTAAAAGAAGGGGAATGTTATAATTGAATtggcatttaaaaaattgatattgaaatcATCAGAAATGCTTAAAATCTTTGCCCCTAAAACTTTGTAGGCAGAATTGGCAGTGTTCTGCAAAAATAGCCACGTTACATATCTTTATTACTCTACAATACTGTAATTAATGCAGAAATGACCTACCCTGAGTTTGGCCAGCATTCTCTCCGCCTCAGCAGTCATTTTGGGGTGCATCTCAGTGGCTTTCTTCACCTGCTCCCGTGTATCACATGttaagaaaatttttatctGTTAAATCATCAAGCTACATCTTATTTTAACTCTCATAACAAATACTCTACCAGATTATACAATGTAGCAACAGTCTGTAAAACAATCTTAGGAGAGGGAAAGAATACTACATGTAGTGTATGTGAACATGATTACAAAGGATATAAGTAGTTTGACTCCAGTTCTAAAAAGTAGATTTGCTGCTGAAGATTCTTGATGTATTCTCCCTCTATGTTTTCTAGAGTAGAACTTTTCAGGGTCTTAAGATTTCTGGAAATCAGAAAAAAAccaattttaaattgaatgttCATAGCATAATTCTTGGATGTGCACCAGTTCTTTGATTTTACAAATTCTTTTACCAAGAAATACCACTTCATATAACTCACTActggttttcaaaaaaaaaaattgtttagcaATGCAAACATAGAAGTATCTCTCAGAGAAATGTCTTGCTGTGCTGGCTGACATTTGAGGGCGTTCTTACCCTGATCCCCCCAGGGAGGCTGCCAGTGACCCAGTGCTCTTCCTCAGGCTGTTACTGGACTTGTGGGCTTTCTTACTGGAACTGGACATGGTGGGCAAGGACTGCTGGACCTCCGTCAAATAGGCACctacaaaatcaaaaacaatgGTAATACCGGTTTGTGTCAAATTAGATGTCCTACCATTTTCAAGTACGCATCTACAAACAAACCTGCAATTGTCACCTgtgttaaatataaatttctCACTTAAACCTACAGTCAGCAAAGCAATTTTAGTTCTTTAGATCTAAGGTAACATTCAATTATTAATGTTTAGGAGGTTCACAGGTATATCCTGAATAAAACTAGAGAACATTTCAACAAGAATGAAagcatttctttaaaattaattttctatatACAGAGATATTTTGCCGtatgtaattttcgcccttgtacacttgcaaacagtttacCCCATCTTTAATTTGCCCAAACGACAATTGTGTTtgaagagagataatttgagacattgtaATTTGCCAATTTCTAAATGAGACCACTGACAAAGAGGGCAAAATGGGCCAAAATGAAACGGGGAAAGTATTTCTCTGTATACAGTAATAAGTACATGTTATTGTATAAACTTGATGCAGAATCTTAGAGGTGATTGTGAAACAATCCATACCAAAAAAAATACTGACAGTGAAGTATGTTTTTGTCCTCATTCATCCTACACAGACTTATGAAATATAATTGAACTTCCTTCTACAAGTACTTAGAATATGAATTCCTAGTTCTCTATAATTTTACATGTCattcttttaataaatacatgttcaaATATGATTCAAAAGAAACAACTTCCTCAAGCTATTAAGTTTTCCTTTTATTGTAATTCAATGAATGCAAGTTTCACTGGTAAAATCAACTTATGCTGAGAATGtcaagaatgaaaaaaatatattacttttTATAAAAAGTATGAATTATCAAATATGCATATTATGCAAGGATAATTTATGGTAAGGCTTTTCAGAGTTCttgaatgaaattaaatgctcaaaattttgacatacatgtagcatcAGATAGGAAATGTAAAGTTTTTCTCAGGCTCTGTAATTTTAGGTTTGAGCAACCATAATTATGTcactactggcgtgcgaccagttcttgccaagtaccatttctcaccagtacattgtgacgtcatttttcgtctacAATTTTATGTGGTGAtaaaatgatgtcacaatgtaTTGGCGAGAAAAGATACTCAGCGTGAACTGATCGCACCCCAGTATAGTACAGTGCAaaacatgtagatacatgtacaggaCTGGAATCTGGTGCAGATCTGGGACAGGTGATGCATGTAGTGCTAGGTGTGATAATCTTGCCAATGACTGCTAGGTAACATGTATACAAACTATAACAAGTTGCATTCATtagtttttgatattttgattttcttaaATACCCCCATGTCCTCACaatattaattcataagaatgaTAGAGCCAACAATGTTTCAATTAGAAAAGCATCACAAATGAACCGATATAGCAACACAAGATATAGCATATTGTAATATCAATACTAATAGACATTTACCTGtagtcatttttcaaaagatgatCAATTGTCAAAATCATGCACAGATTATATTTCAATACAGTGTTGCATTAGTACTAATAGtccttttataatatataaaatttgtgaGTAATCTGTAAGCAATGACGATGCACAATCCTTATTATAAATCTGTGTCATAAGTGGGGATTTTACTTATCTACACAAAAGTTATACTTTCATTTCCATCCTCTGAAAAATACATTGAATATATGCAAACATGCAAACTTATGCACACAAAAAGCTTACAATGAACAAACTCTGATATTAATTTCTAAATTTGTAcctaaatatcattttttcacaAATCGGGTAAGATGTgattatatatgtataggtATATCTGAACACTTTTGTTACAAATAAGAAGCTATTAGAAGTTGAACACAACATAGCCAGCTAGCAGAAGCTTTATCTAACATGGTGATACCATTTGGATGGTTTCCAAGCATCAGATTTACCTTTCTTTGTATGAGAGCGAGCACTGGTGACTCTAGAAGGCGATGGACTACGCGATCTCAGTTTCTGATGACTGTGATGGGTAGGTGAGGGGCTTCGAAGTGATCTGCTCCACTCTAGGACATCGGGTCCCTGACAACCTATAGGTTCACTAATTCTCCCTGTCTCAGTCATGGTTAATTAGGTCACCGACTCTTCAGATAGTAGCTAAGCATGCAATGTTTTTCCACAGAAACTAAATTGTGCTAGACAATGTTTATGTGCTGCTCTTCTATATCACTCAATTTGATGCAAGTTTTGCAAAATGCAAATTAATGACATATACCCTACTTATCAGCTcccaacaaaaatatatgagaTAGATGCAGACACACACGACTATGTTATGCACCTTAATGTCAAAAAGTGCTGAACTTCTGTCAGTGTTGAAATGCAAGGATTGCAAACATATACAGGCAAATGATTCCCTTTTCCGATAAAGACGAAGCTTACAAACCTCCTAAGTATTTCGGTGAAGACTTTGGACCCTTCTCTTTGCCAAATGTTGATGATGTTTTAGACATAGCGAGGGAGAAACTTTACATGTATGGACGCGGCATCGGTTGAGAGGCAACAACATCAAAGCTAGGCGTGATAGTTTCGTACTTCTCTTGCATCTGTATCATTTGTGACCATTCATTGGACAGTAGTAATGCGGTTGTCAATATTACTAAAAGCAAATATTATCATCAATTCTCTAACCCAAATTTGTGCATCTTTTTAACTTTCATATAAATTTACGAAACTTCACATAAACAGTGCGCGATCACgtgatttttcagaaaagatgGCCTTTCTGCAAGTAggtgtttcattttcatttctctGTAAATAACACTTTTTTAGAGCTTGAAAaattttttaagagaaaaaacaCATGAAGTTTTACAAGGATTAACAAGGAgctgtgtatatttttttgtgaCAAGACTGAAGCAACATGCAGGCAGTTGAGGAACATTGACCATGTTGACTGCCGGGTttatcttacatgtacatatacactgtacatgtatactaaagaTTTTACTAAATCAAATGATAAACACAACATAAAACTtactaatgtttttttttttggttgtttctTTTAGTGGAGGAGGTTCAACTTCTTTGACAAGGAAATTCTTAAGGACACAGAGAGTGACCAAGTCTATGACAAATTAAAGGTACACACTTCCCAAAgtaatatgtatacatgtaattttcagGTTAGAGGTCTTTGGGGTTTtactatataaaatttgactgtAAAGCCAATTTGAAGATAATTGTGCTGTAGATGCAATGTTTAGTTATTCATGGCTTCACTATATCATACAGGTGTCACCGTGTGTTCAATGATCAACCACATTTTGATGCAAACGTGTGCGAAATGTACAGAGATAATATACAACTTTGGTATACTTGCAGTTGGCAAATCATGCTTAAATTTTGCTTTGTGCAATAACCAACCAATGCTCAAGGATAGAAATCACACAACTTGTTGGCTAAGAATCACATACCATCAAAACCATGAGAAATTTGTATTCtagattattaaaaatttgaaatcaaaaaagtaaattcaatatttaggCAAAGTGCACtattacagtacatgtaatatttgtcTGTTTCTAGTACTAACTAGTGATACTTTTGTTTTGCTTTACAGGATGTGAACATCTCGGCCTGTGTGAGTGGGCGGGGCCAGCTGATCGTGGGGGACCATGAAGGTTATGTGTACCTGATCAACAAACAGCTGAGCCTTAACATGTTCAAGGCGTACGAGATCCGAGTGTCGCACCTGTACCAATTAAAACAGCACAATCTCCTCGTCTCCATAGGGGTCAGATTTCTGTACATTTGTTCTTGTTCATAGTtagatattatttaatttttgagaaaaagaaatcaaaatattttgaccaTTGGTAGTAATGTTGAGTTTTCATTGCACAGGAAGATGAACAGGGCATTAACCCTCTTATCAAAGTCTGGAATTTAGACAAGGTACTAGTACATGCTTTTTTGGTGCTGTTTGCTTTCATTTGAGAATTGCTATTTGTACGGTATCTTCAGAactgttaaaacattttaatttatagaTGGAAAAAGGAGGACCTCTTTGTACCAGAATTAGCAGAGCCATTCCCAATAACAAAGCAACACCAGTAAGacttaaaaattcataaaatagcATAATGACAGGTGCTTGGTGGATTCACATACTAGTAAGAGAAAGACctctttaattttatatcaattttgtttgtatTGATTTAGTTATTTTTTGATGTAGGTTACATGTTTAGTTGTCCATGAAAACCTGAACTGGATGGCAGTAGGCTTTGAGAATGGGAGTGTCATGCTTTTCAAGGGCGATGTAACCAGAGACAGGTATGAATCTAAGATACAGATATATTAAGATCTGTCGGGTCTCTTGTTCGATGTGGGATTCAACCTTTACACagatgttaattaaaaaaatgaaaataagaaatggCAGAGAATTAACAATACTTTGGACTTTGGGTGGGATGTAAGTATcctttcttgcatcaaaacaagttaaaaatgacactggtttcaagtgaaatatacacagattgcgtagtcttagctcaataGCCAGCTAAATCTAGCTGATTTCAAAgtgccatggctgagtggccaacaATAAAATAGACAGACATGCGTCACATTGTTGTTAGTCACAACTTCCCAAAGTCGAAGCAccttttaaaattgttctaatgttaagaaaaatatggcatACTTGATATCCATTCTTTATTTCTAACAGACACAACAAGTCCAGGATTGTCCATGAAACCTCCAGGCCAGTAACAGCGCTGGAGTTTAGAACCCAGGGCAAAAATATTTTCCTCTTCGTGGTGACAGAAGCTAGTGTCGTCTCCATCAATATCTCAGGGAAACAAGACATCAAGGTAGGTCTCCAGGTTAGGCCTTTGTCTAGGAAGTTCAGGAAATAACAACAGCTGTTTGTGTCATGCCATGATGGGGCAAAAAAACTAGCACAAAGTCCTGAGGATAATGATGCCTGTTAAACTTGAATATTTCTTCCAACAtactaaataaaacaatttgcaaAGTTTTCACTTAAGACatgttcattttaatttgttaacaaaGATTAGATCTTTATTCTTCATACAACAGAATACAAGCCTCTatcaaatgtatataaaaatgtttttggaCATACGTTATTAATTGGTAAATTTCCAAAGTTAAAATGCAAGAAAGTCCTGTAGAATAAAGACTTGATCACCGTTTGTGTTGATAGAGACTTTGACATGTTGTAGAACACGCTGGAACAGTTTGGTGGTAAGCTGGGCGGTGTGGTGATGAGTGACCACAATCAGGACAACCAGCTCGTGGTGGCCAGGCCAGATGTAAGTTTACCTTTTCattccaaagtgaaagtaaaaaaaattggatttacGGCTCTATTTTCTCaagtcattttttcatttaaaatatatgtgcatgtatatgaGTTATGTACCAGTATATTAATAGGATTGTTAGAGTTTTTATGCAAGAAATTCTGGACCCTCTAAAAAGTAAAGATGTGCCTTTTTCACTCCCCACAGGCGGTGTACTTTTACCAGTCAGATAGCAGGGGGCCTTGTCTCGCCTTTGAAGGGGAGAAGTTACGCCTCCACTGGTTCAGGAACTATCTGATCGTAGTCGGCAAAGAGGATAAAACTCTGCCAAGGCCTGTACAGTTGTAAGTTTACAACTTCTAGctggatttttgaaaaaaaaattgattgaatgAAAGCTGAACGCCTCTCGTAAATAGACACTGTCCGCCGTGTTTCTCTTTCGTCACTGAtgtccctacaacccctatatcaggcacagacctctaaacagttcaaagtacttcgctgtagaggtctcacctgtgtggacgtacatcttgACTCACAGTGTTACTCGGTCAtgatataattatcaaattttacacgcTTCTttcaagccaggagaatactaacatcaaataagttggtcaatgcattatttacaaatagaATATGCACAtacaataagaaataaatgcataaaatcaaaAGACCACAAAAGGAATACTACACTtcggccacgagtttcaggtgtacaatcgggtgtaacggaattgaagggtttatatatcaggtatctgtctgacggtgcctatttatgagcagtgttcagctttaatgttCTTATAAAAAATCTTAAGCTAATCAAAGTTATGTAGAGCATTAACATTGCATGCAAGACTATCATTTTCCAGCCTTGAAATAATATAGTTAGATCACTGAGTGATTGAAAAGCAATAGTTATGACTAAAATTACCACTCTTCATAGTCTGAACACAGATGACTGGTAAAATGAGTTTGTAATGTGCATGTATATTCATTATTGTCCCCCTATGGCCCCTGTGTCTGGTATCTAAGCAGAGGGAGACTGTTAGAGCTCTACAATGTTTTATATAGCAGTGTTTATGTTTCTATCACACAGGGGAGGACAGACCATGGAGATGAACATCGTCACTGTGTACGACATCCAGAACAAGTTCATTGCTTACTCCGCCCCCTTCCCTGACGTCATTGACGTCCTCTCTGAGTGGGGCTGTGTGTACATTCTAGGAGGAGACAGAAAGGTCAGAGTTCAAACAGTGTACCAGTAAACCAATCGTACACATTTGTTGCAGTTTTTGATGTCACTAGCTTTTTATGTCAA
This genomic window from Magallana gigas chromosome 5, xbMagGiga1.1, whole genome shotgun sequence contains:
- the LOC105338359 gene encoding myosin heavy chain, clone 203 isoform X1 yields the protein MTETGRISEPIGCQGPDVLEWSRSLRSPSPTHHSHQKLRSRSPSPSRVTSARSHTKKEDGNESAYLTEVQQSLPTMSSSSKKAHKSSNSLRKSTGSLAASLGGSGNLKTLKSSTLENIEGEYIKNLQQQIYFLELESNYLREQVKKATEMHPKMTAEAERMLAKLRQMQLEIDDLQLEVKRKETDIALLKTEKEKLMERVRDEEASRTRDKRMLMDEIVQLKKDKDVMEREISKRDSQLMDAKSELDKSATALKNADLKMETLRSQLEQRIEAHNLAQITVDEKRSELMSMETQLREVEDKYYNQSLQLQDKVTSDLKEEIQLLRQKLKETEMAADQDRFLKVKLSEDSTNLARENAALTQQMMDLKKQLDREKAYREATESRQNQSIAEYVQIKDREKEARFELQHTQEQLKKEQEKSRNLMEKLSKYESVSTTRDLELNTSRSRVAELESLHSSVDKENMQLRKDKVLLVDHVSELQRKIEQKDQEIVLLRSQVQTMESKLKDLEHLNSLESTVQSQKWEEFEKLAENMRTLSHTMAHSPVSKSRVMQY
- the LOC105338359 gene encoding myosin heavy chain, clone 203 isoform X2 — translated: MTETGRISEPIGCQGPDVLEWSRSLRSPSPTHHSHQKLRSRSPSPSRVTSARSHTKKGAYLTEVQQSLPTMSSSSKKAHKSSNSLRKSTGSLAASLGGSGNLKTLKSSTLENIEGEYIKNLQQQIYFLELESNYLREQVKKATEMHPKMTAEAERMLAKLRQMQLEIDDLQLEVKRKETDIALLKTEKEKLMERVRDEEASRTRDKRMLMDEIVQLKKDKDVMEREISKRDSQLMDAKSELDKSATALKNADLKMETLRSQLEQRIEAHNLAQITVDEKRSELMSMETQLREVEDKYYNQSLQLQDKVTSDLKEEIQLLRQKLKETEMAADQDRFLKVKLSEDSTNLARENAALTQQMMDLKKQLDREKAYREATESRQNQSIAEYVQIKDREKEARFELQHTQEQLKKEQEKSRNLMEKLSKYESVSTTRDLELNTSRSRVAELESLHSSVDKENMQLRKDKVLLVDHVSELQRKIEQKDQEIVLLRSQVQTMESKLKDLEHLNSLESTVQSQKWEEFEKLAENMRTLSHTMAHSPVSKSRVMQY
- the LOC105338359 gene encoding myosin heavy chain, clone 203 isoform X3, producing MSKTSSTFGKEKGPKSSPKYLGGAYLTEVQQSLPTMSSSSKKAHKSSNSLRKSTGSLAASLGGSGNLKTLKSSTLENIEGEYIKNLQQQIYFLELESNYLREQVKKATEMHPKMTAEAERMLAKLRQMQLEIDDLQLEVKRKETDIALLKTEKEKLMERVRDEEASRTRDKRMLMDEIVQLKKDKDVMEREISKRDSQLMDAKSELDKSATALKNADLKMETLRSQLEQRIEAHNLAQITVDEKRSELMSMETQLREVEDKYYNQSLQLQDKVTSDLKEEIQLLRQKLKETEMAADQDRFLKVKLSEDSTNLARENAALTQQMMDLKKQLDREKAYREATESRQNQSIAEYVQIKDREKEARFELQHTQEQLKKEQEKSRNLMEKLSKYESVSTTRDLELNTSRSRVAELESLHSSVDKENMQLRKDKVLLVDHVSELQRKIEQKDQEIVLLRSQVQTMESKLKDLEHLNSLESTVQSQKWEEFEKLAENMRTLSHTMAHSPVSKSRVMQY